From Streptomyces sp. NBC_00690, a single genomic window includes:
- a CDS encoding PTS transporter subunit EIIC encodes MSTASTAPADRKKWGAGAMAVMQRIGRSLMLPVAVLPAAALLVRLGNDDMLGRESFPSFLTEIAGYMHAGGNAILDNMALLFAVGIAIGFAKKSDGSTALAAVTGYLVFKSVLGTFTDKNLPKVAEVVDGAIVMREAPVDAKVLGGVVMGLVVALLYQRFYRTKLPDWAGFFGGRRLVPILSAFAGLLIGIAFGFLWPVLGTALHNTGEWLVGSGAVGAGIFGVANRALIPVGMHHLLNSFPWFQAGSYDGKSGDIARFLAGDPTAGQFMTGFFPIMMFALPAACLAIVHCARPERRKVVGGMMFSLALTSFVTGVTEPIEFTFMFIAPVLYAVHAVLTGVSLALTWGLGMKDGFGFSAGAVDFLLNLGIASNPWGLALVGLCFAVVYYVVFRWAITRFNLPTPGRESDEELADLMKAEAK; translated from the coding sequence ATGTCCACCGCCAGCACCGCCCCGGCGGATCGGAAAAAGTGGGGCGCGGGCGCGATGGCCGTCATGCAGCGCATTGGCCGCAGCCTGATGCTCCCCGTCGCCGTACTTCCCGCCGCCGCGCTCCTCGTTCGACTCGGCAATGACGACATGCTCGGCCGTGAGTCGTTCCCGTCCTTCCTCACCGAGATAGCCGGCTATATGCACGCCGGCGGCAACGCGATCCTCGACAATATGGCGTTGTTGTTCGCTGTCGGCATCGCCATCGGCTTCGCCAAGAAATCCGACGGCTCGACCGCGCTCGCGGCCGTCACCGGCTATCTGGTCTTCAAGAGCGTGCTCGGTACGTTCACCGATAAGAACCTGCCGAAGGTCGCCGAAGTCGTGGACGGCGCCATCGTGATGCGGGAAGCACCCGTGGACGCCAAAGTCCTCGGCGGTGTGGTGATGGGCCTGGTGGTCGCCCTGCTCTACCAGCGTTTCTACCGCACCAAACTGCCCGACTGGGCCGGCTTCTTCGGCGGTCGACGGCTGGTTCCGATACTGTCCGCCTTCGCCGGACTGCTGATCGGCATCGCCTTCGGATTCCTCTGGCCGGTGCTCGGCACGGCCCTGCACAACACCGGTGAGTGGCTGGTCGGCTCCGGCGCGGTGGGTGCGGGCATCTTTGGTGTCGCCAACCGCGCGCTCATCCCGGTCGGCATGCACCATCTCCTGAACTCGTTCCCCTGGTTCCAGGCGGGTTCCTACGACGGTAAGAGCGGCGACATCGCCCGCTTCCTGGCCGGTGACCCGACGGCCGGGCAGTTTATGACCGGCTTCTTCCCGATCATGATGTTCGCCCTGCCCGCGGCCTGTCTGGCAATCGTCCACTGTGCCCGCCCGGAGCGGCGCAAGGTGGTGGGCGGAATGATGTTCTCGCTGGCGCTGACGTCGTTCGTGACCGGTGTGACGGAGCCGATCGAGTTCACCTTCATGTTCATCGCGCCGGTGCTCTACGCCGTGCACGCGGTACTCACCGGGGTCTCCCTGGCGCTCACCTGGGGTCTGGGGATGAAGGACGGTTTCGGCTTCTCGGCCGGTGCGGTCGACTTCCTGCTGAATCTGGGGATCGCGTCCAATCCCTGGGGCCTGGCACTCGTGGGGCTGTGTTTCGCCGTCGTCTACTACGTGGTGTTCCGCTGGGCCATCACCCGGTTCAATCTGCCGACTCCGGGGCGGGAGTCGGACGAGGAACTGGCTGACCTCATGAAGGCGGAGGCCAAATAG
- a CDS encoding MBL fold metallo-hydrolase, whose amino-acid sequence MKLTVVGCSGSFPSAESACSSYLVEADGFRLLLDMGNGALGELQRHVGLYDLDAIFLSHLHADHCIDMCAYFVARYYRHDGGRCPALPVYGPEGTEQRLTTAYADTPSPSSMSEVFDFHTLKSGSFDIGPFAVRTERVAHPVEAFGIRLEHGGRTLTYSGDTGVCDALDELAEGADLFLCEASFTYGKEDVPDLHLNGREAGAHAQRAGAGRLVLTHVPPWTDGQRNLADARAEYRGPAEIAVPGAVYEV is encoded by the coding sequence ATGAAGCTCACCGTCGTCGGCTGCTCGGGGTCGTTCCCGTCCGCGGAATCGGCCTGTTCGAGCTACCTCGTAGAGGCCGACGGCTTCCGGCTGCTCCTCGACATGGGCAATGGCGCCCTCGGCGAGTTGCAGCGCCACGTCGGTCTCTATGACCTCGACGCCATCTTCCTCAGCCATCTCCACGCCGATCACTGCATCGACATGTGCGCGTACTTCGTCGCGCGCTACTACCGGCACGACGGCGGTCGCTGCCCAGCGCTGCCCGTGTACGGCCCCGAAGGCACCGAGCAGCGATTGACCACGGCGTACGCGGACACCCCCTCGCCGTCCTCGATGAGCGAGGTCTTCGACTTCCACACCCTGAAGTCCGGCAGCTTCGACATCGGGCCCTTCGCCGTGCGAACGGAACGGGTGGCCCATCCCGTCGAGGCGTTCGGCATCAGGCTGGAGCACGGCGGCAGGACACTGACGTACTCGGGCGACACGGGCGTCTGCGATGCGCTGGACGAGTTGGCCGAAGGGGCGGACCTCTTCCTGTGCGAGGCGTCCTTCACCTATGGCAAGGAAGACGTGCCCGATCTCCATCTCAACGGCAGGGAAGCGGGCGCCCACGCACAGCGGGCGGGGGCCGGTCGGCTGGTACTGACGCACGTACCGCCGTGGACGGACGGGCAGCGCAATCTCGCCGATGCCCGCGCCGAGTACCGGGGACCTGCGGAGATCGCCGTACCGGGCGCCGTGTACGAGGTCTGA
- a CDS encoding PLP-dependent cysteine synthase family protein, with product MRYDSPLAAVGNTPLVRLPRLSPSDDVRIWAKLEDRNPTGSIKDRPALFMIEQAEKDGRLTPGCTILEPTSGNTGISLAMAARLKGYRIVCVMPENTSEERRQLLAMWGAEIISSPAAGGSNTAVRVAKELSAENPSWVMLYQYGNPANAGAHYAGTGPEILADLPSITHFVAGLGTTGTLMGVGRYLREHVPDVKIVAAEPRYDDLVYGLRNLDEGFVPELYDATVLTTRFSVGSADAVTRTRELLQQEGIFAGVSTGAALHAAIGVGRKAVNAGESADIVFVVADGGWKYLSTGVYTAKTTEEAIDLLQGQLWA from the coding sequence ATGCGCTACGACTCCCCCCTCGCCGCGGTCGGCAACACCCCCCTGGTGCGCCTACCGCGGCTCTCGCCGTCCGACGACGTCCGCATCTGGGCCAAGCTGGAGGACCGCAACCCGACCGGCTCCATCAAGGACCGCCCCGCGCTCTTCATGATCGAGCAGGCCGAGAAGGACGGCAGGCTCACACCCGGCTGCACCATCCTGGAACCCACCTCGGGCAACACCGGCATCTCCCTCGCCATGGCCGCCAGGCTCAAGGGCTACCGCATCGTCTGCGTCATGCCGGAGAACACCAGCGAGGAGCGCCGCCAACTGCTCGCCATGTGGGGAGCCGAGATCATCTCCTCACCGGCCGCCGGAGGCTCCAACACCGCCGTCCGCGTCGCCAAGGAACTCTCCGCCGAGAACCCCTCCTGGGTGATGCTCTACCAGTACGGAAACCCCGCCAACGCCGGAGCGCACTACGCCGGCACCGGGCCGGAGATCCTCGCGGACCTGCCGTCCATCACCCACTTCGTCGCCGGCCTCGGCACCACCGGCACCCTGATGGGCGTGGGCCGCTACCTGCGCGAACACGTACCCGACGTCAAGATCGTCGCCGCTGAGCCGCGCTACGACGACCTGGTCTACGGGCTGCGCAACCTCGACGAGGGATTCGTCCCCGAGCTCTACGACGCCACCGTCCTCACCACCCGCTTCTCCGTCGGCTCGGCGGACGCCGTGACCCGCACCCGGGAACTGCTCCAGCAAGAGGGCATCTTCGCCGGAGTCTCCACCGGCGCCGCACTCCACGCGGCCATCGGCGTGGGCAGGAAGGCGGTCAATGCCGGCGAGTCGGCCGACATCGTCTTCGTCGTCGCCGACGGTGGCTGGAAGTACCTCTCCACCGGTGTGTACACGGCCAAGACCACGGAAGAGGCCATCGACCTCCTCCAAGGACAGCTCTGGGCCTGA
- a CDS encoding MoaD/ThiS family protein, with product MAIEVRIPTILRTYTDGEKAVEGSGGTIAELLADLDSRHNGIQERIVEGGELRRFVNVYLNDEDVRFLAGIATELSDGDSVTILPAVAGGSTATHPRSARWRAGMR from the coding sequence ATGGCCATCGAGGTCCGCATCCCGACCATCCTCCGCACCTACACCGACGGGGAGAAGGCCGTCGAAGGCAGTGGAGGCACCATCGCCGAACTCCTCGCCGACCTCGACTCCCGCCACAACGGCATCCAGGAGCGCATCGTCGAAGGCGGTGAACTCCGCCGCTTCGTCAACGTCTACCTCAACGACGAGGACGTCCGATTCCTCGCCGGCATCGCCACCGAACTCTCCGACGGCGACAGCGTCACGATCCTCCCGGCCGTCGCCGGCGGATCGACCGCGACGCACCCCCGTTCCGCCCGGTGGCGTGCGGGAATGCGCTGA
- a CDS encoding putative leader peptide, which yields MVPHDVSDKTPSTVLLVARLHVDLCRLASAMCTARTAP from the coding sequence ATGGTTCCCCATGACGTGAGCGACAAGACGCCGAGCACAGTCCTGCTCGTGGCGCGGCTGCACGTCGACCTGTGCCGCCTCGCAAGCGCGATGTGTACGGCCCGGACCGCGCCCTGA
- a CDS encoding M67 family metallopeptidase has protein sequence MLTITQALYDQIVAHSRADHPDEACGVVAGPVGEGRPERFIPMLNAARSPTFYEFDSADLLKLYREMDDNDEEPVIIYHSHTATEAYPSRTDVSYANEPGAHYVLVSTADKDEEGPFQFRSYRIVDGVITEEEIKVVESY, from the coding sequence ATGCTGACTATCACCCAGGCCCTCTATGACCAGATCGTCGCCCACTCCCGCGCCGACCACCCCGACGAGGCGTGCGGCGTCGTCGCCGGACCCGTCGGCGAGGGCCGCCCCGAGCGGTTTATCCCCATGCTCAACGCCGCCCGATCGCCCACCTTCTACGAGTTCGACTCCGCGGACCTCCTCAAGCTGTACCGGGAGATGGACGACAACGACGAAGAGCCGGTCATCATCTACCACTCGCACACCGCGACCGAGGCGTACCCCTCCCGCACCGACGTCTCCTACGCCAACGAGCCCGGCGCCCACTACGTCCTGGTCTCCACCGCCGACAAGGACGAGGAGGGCCCCTTCCAGTTCCGCTCGTACCGCATCGTGGACGGCGTGATCACCGAGGAAGAGATCAAGGTCGTGGAGAGCTACTGA
- a CDS encoding amino acid permease produces MTSVQVGDENGPGGPNAVVTPPDTGTPHRDESDQGYHRGLGARQIQMIAIGGAIGTGLFLGAGKAISKAGPSLILAYAIAGLVIFFIMRALGELLMYRPVAGSFSEYAREFIGPFAGFATGWTYWLFWVVTGMTEVTAAAQYMTYWFDIPQWISALVFTLVLYGANLISVKLFGELEFWFSMIKVTAIVGMILICIGILTLGFSDAGDSASVSLLWSDGGFFPKGIGGTLMTLQIVMFAFLAVELVGVTAGESKDPEKTLPKAINTVPWRIAVFYIGALIMILSVVSWTNFQPGVSPFVAAFDKMGLAVGAGIVNFVVLTAALSSCNSGMYSTGRMLRDLALNNQGPALFTRLTKNGTPLIGTTFSAGLMMIGVWINYQWPGEAFNKVVSFATISGMWAWIMILISQLRYRAKADRGEVPQSSFKAPGAPWTSWFALAFIAMVIVMMGIDEEARISLYCAPLWALGLLVSYRSLKKRNPQGSAFAKR; encoded by the coding sequence ATGACTTCAGTGCAGGTAGGCGACGAGAACGGGCCGGGCGGCCCCAACGCAGTCGTCACCCCACCGGACACCGGAACACCCCACCGGGACGAGTCGGACCAGGGATATCACCGCGGACTCGGGGCCCGACAGATCCAGATGATCGCCATCGGCGGCGCCATCGGGACCGGACTCTTCCTCGGCGCGGGCAAGGCCATCTCCAAAGCCGGCCCCAGCCTCATCCTCGCGTACGCCATCGCGGGCCTGGTCATCTTCTTCATCATGCGGGCCCTCGGCGAACTGCTGATGTACCGCCCCGTGGCCGGTTCCTTCTCGGAGTACGCCCGCGAGTTCATCGGCCCCTTCGCCGGCTTCGCCACCGGCTGGACGTACTGGCTGTTCTGGGTCGTCACCGGGATGACCGAGGTGACCGCCGCTGCCCAGTACATGACCTACTGGTTCGACATACCCCAGTGGATCTCCGCACTGGTCTTCACCCTCGTGCTGTACGGGGCCAACCTGATCTCCGTGAAGCTCTTCGGCGAGCTGGAGTTCTGGTTCTCGATGATCAAGGTCACCGCCATCGTCGGCATGATCCTCATCTGCATCGGCATCCTCACCCTCGGCTTCTCCGACGCCGGTGACTCCGCGTCCGTCTCCCTGTTGTGGAGCGACGGCGGATTCTTCCCCAAGGGCATCGGCGGCACCTTGATGACCCTTCAGATCGTGATGTTCGCCTTCCTCGCCGTCGAGTTGGTCGGCGTCACCGCGGGCGAGTCCAAGGACCCCGAGAAGACCCTGCCCAAGGCCATCAACACCGTGCCCTGGCGGATCGCCGTCTTCTACATCGGCGCACTCATCATGATCCTCTCCGTGGTGTCCTGGACGAACTTCCAGCCCGGCGTCTCCCCCTTCGTCGCCGCCTTCGACAAGATGGGCCTCGCCGTCGGCGCGGGCATCGTGAACTTCGTCGTCCTCACCGCAGCCCTGTCGTCCTGCAACTCGGGCATGTACTCCACCGGCCGGATGCTGCGCGACCTCGCCCTCAACAACCAGGGCCCCGCCCTCTTCACCCGGCTCACCAAGAACGGCACCCCGCTCATCGGCACCACCTTCTCGGCCGGACTGATGATGATCGGCGTCTGGATCAACTACCAGTGGCCGGGAGAGGCATTCAACAAGGTCGTCTCCTTCGCCACCATCTCCGGCATGTGGGCCTGGATCATGATCCTCATCAGCCAGCTCCGGTACCGGGCCAAGGCCGACCGCGGCGAAGTGCCGCAGTCCTCCTTCAAGGCCCCCGGTGCACCCTGGACCAGTTGGTTCGCGCTCGCCTTCATCGCCATGGTCATCGTGATGATGGGCATCGACGAGGAAGCGCGGATCTCCCTCTACTGCGCTCCCCTGTGGGCGCTCGGACTGCTCGTCAGCTATCGCTCACTCAAGAAGCGCAATCCGCAGGGCAGCGCCTTCGCCAAACGCTGA
- a CDS encoding DUF2017 domain-containing protein, translating to MAGQFEAIGGGGAAVALDEVEISILRSLAVQLLELIGPGEEPVEGEDPLAALFTNGPSEPPSDPALARLFPEAYTGPDVTDQTDELQAASAEFRRFTENDLRSRKRTDVLCVVRTLDELTVGGEGGAVLKLTADECHNWLGALNDLRITIGTRLDVSDDDESDDLYHLPDDDPRKPMVMAYLWLGALQETLVETLMPDA from the coding sequence ATGGCGGGACAGTTCGAAGCCATCGGTGGCGGCGGGGCCGCGGTCGCCCTCGACGAGGTCGAGATCTCCATCCTGCGCTCCCTGGCCGTACAGCTCCTGGAGCTGATCGGGCCCGGCGAAGAGCCGGTGGAGGGCGAGGACCCGCTTGCGGCGCTGTTCACCAACGGACCGTCCGAGCCGCCCAGTGACCCGGCGCTCGCCCGGCTCTTCCCCGAGGCGTACACCGGCCCCGACGTCACCGACCAGACCGACGAGCTGCAAGCCGCCTCGGCCGAGTTCAGACGGTTCACCGAGAACGACCTGCGCTCCCGCAAGCGCACCGACGTCCTCTGCGTCGTCCGCACCCTCGACGAGCTCACGGTCGGCGGTGAAGGCGGGGCGGTCCTCAAACTGACCGCCGACGAGTGCCACAACTGGCTCGGCGCCCTCAACGACCTGCGCATCACCATCGGAACCCGGCTCGATGTCTCCGACGATGACGAGAGCGACGACCTCTACCACCTCCCCGACGACGATCCGCGCAAGCCGATGGTGATGGCCTACCTCTGGCTCGGCGCGCTACAGGAGACGCTCGTCGAGACCCTGATGCCCGACGCCTGA
- the clpS gene encoding ATP-dependent Clp protease adapter ClpS, which yields MDQVSVAPTEIERTESAEKPFAVPEPDVPWVTLVHNDPVNLMSYVTYVFQAYFGYSKDKARKLMLDVHHKGRAVVSSGSREEMERDVQAMHGYGLWATLSQDRN from the coding sequence ATGGACCAGGTGAGTGTTGCTCCCACTGAGATCGAACGCACCGAGTCCGCGGAGAAGCCTTTCGCTGTCCCCGAGCCGGACGTGCCGTGGGTGACGCTCGTCCACAACGACCCGGTCAATCTGATGAGCTATGTCACCTATGTCTTCCAGGCATACTTCGGCTATTCCAAGGACAAGGCGCGCAAACTGATGCTCGACGTCCATCACAAGGGCCGTGCCGTGGTCTCCAGCGGCAGTCGCGAGGAGATGGAGCGCGACGTCCAGGCCATGCACGGCTACGGTCTGTGGGCGACCCTCTCCCAGGACCGCAACTGA
- a CDS encoding nicotinate phosphoribosyltransferase, which yields MNTADLGLPVDVPSTALFTDQYEYTMVQAALKAGTADRRSVFEVFTRRLPGGRRYGVVAGTGRVLDAVENFRFDAGVLGFLREQRIVDEPTLEWLASYRFSGDIWGYPEGEVYFPGSPLMRVEGSFAECVLLETVILSILNHDSAIAAAASRMSAAAGGRRLIEMGARRTHELSAVASARAAYVGGFDSTSDLAAGFRYAIPTVGTSAHAFTLLHDSERDAFRAQVDSLGRGTTLLVDTYDVTEAVRTAVEIAGPELGAVRIDSGDLLLVAHRVRQQLDELGAQNTKIVVTSDLDEYAIASLAAAPVDAYGVGTQLVTGSGHPTCSMVYKLVARARSAEPDAPLEPVAKKSLGAKSSIGGRKWAARRVDDEGVAEAEVVGLGPVPADLVERQLLVELVKGGEVIGREPLEAARQRHITARTGLPMSAIQLSRGEPVLPTEYV from the coding sequence GTGAACACTGCGGACCTGGGGCTCCCGGTGGATGTCCCCTCGACGGCCCTCTTTACCGATCAGTACGAGTACACGATGGTCCAGGCGGCCCTCAAGGCCGGCACCGCCGACCGCCGCTCGGTCTTCGAGGTCTTCACCCGCAGACTGCCCGGCGGGCGGCGCTACGGAGTGGTGGCCGGTACGGGCCGGGTGCTGGACGCCGTGGAGAACTTCCGCTTCGACGCGGGAGTGCTCGGCTTCCTGCGCGAGCAGCGGATCGTCGATGAACCCACCTTGGAGTGGCTGGCCTCCTACCGCTTCAGCGGCGACATCTGGGGCTACCCAGAGGGCGAGGTGTACTTCCCCGGCTCTCCGCTGATGCGGGTGGAGGGGTCCTTCGCCGAGTGCGTGCTGCTGGAGACCGTGATTCTCTCCATCCTCAACCACGACTCGGCGATCGCCGCAGCCGCCTCACGGATGTCCGCAGCCGCGGGCGGGCGGCGACTGATCGAGATGGGCGCCAGGCGCACCCACGAGCTGTCCGCGGTGGCCTCGGCGCGCGCGGCCTACGTCGGGGGATTCGACTCCACCTCCGACCTCGCGGCGGGCTTCCGGTACGCGATTCCGACCGTCGGAACCAGCGCCCACGCCTTCACCCTGCTCCACGACAGCGAGCGGGACGCCTTCCGGGCCCAGGTCGACTCGCTGGGCCGCGGCACCACCTTGCTGGTCGACACCTACGACGTGACCGAAGCAGTCCGTACGGCGGTCGAGATCGCCGGGCCGGAGCTCGGCGCGGTCCGGATCGACTCCGGTGATCTGCTGCTCGTCGCCCACCGGGTGCGTCAGCAGCTCGACGAGCTCGGGGCGCAGAACACCAAGATCGTGGTCACTTCCGACCTGGACGAATACGCCATCGCCTCCCTGGCAGCCGCACCGGTGGACGCCTACGGAGTCGGTACGCAGCTGGTCACCGGCAGTGGCCATCCGACCTGCTCCATGGTCTACAAGCTGGTCGCCCGCGCCCGGTCCGCCGAGCCGGACGCCCCGCTGGAGCCGGTGGCGAAGAAGTCCCTCGGTGCGAAGTCCTCGATCGGCGGTCGCAAGTGGGCGGCGCGCCGGGTGGACGACGAGGGCGTCGCGGAGGCGGAGGTGGTGGGCCTCGGTCCGGTGCCCGCCGACCTCGTCGAGCGCCAACTGCTCGTCGAGCTGGTCAAGGGCGGCGAGGTCATCGGCCGGGAGCCGCTGGAAGCAGCTCGACAGCGGCACATCACGGCCCGGACCGGGCTGCCGATGTCGGCCATCCAGCTCTCCCGGGGTGAGCCCGTCCTCCCGACGGAGTATGTATGA
- a CDS encoding isochorismatase family protein — protein sequence MHRALIVVDVQNDFCEGGSLAVKGGADVAAAITDLIGQTVPAGYRHVVATRDHHIDPGDHFSETPNFVTSWPRHCVAGTEGVGFHPNFAPAVASGAIDAVFDKGAYEAAYSGFEGADENGMTLAQWLRDHDVTEVDVVGIATDHCVKATALDAAREGFTTQVLLDLTAAVSPATTAQALKDLRAAGVEMSGKPVDLA from the coding sequence ATGCACCGCGCCTTGATCGTCGTCGACGTTCAGAACGACTTCTGCGAAGGCGGCAGCCTCGCGGTGAAGGGAGGTGCCGACGTCGCCGCGGCCATCACCGACCTCATCGGCCAGACCGTGCCCGCGGGCTACCGCCATGTCGTCGCCACCCGCGACCACCACATCGATCCGGGCGACCACTTCTCCGAGACGCCCAACTTCGTGACGAGTTGGCCGCGGCACTGCGTCGCCGGCACCGAGGGCGTCGGCTTCCACCCGAACTTCGCGCCCGCTGTGGCGTCCGGAGCGATCGACGCGGTCTTCGACAAGGGCGCGTATGAGGCGGCCTACAGCGGCTTCGAGGGCGCCGACGAGAACGGCATGACGCTGGCGCAGTGGCTGCGCGACCACGACGTCACCGAGGTGGATGTCGTGGGCATCGCGACCGACCACTGTGTGAAGGCGACCGCGCTGGACGCCGCCCGTGAGGGCTTCACCACCCAGGTGCTGCTGGATCTGACGGCGGCGGTCTCCCCCGCGACGACGGCACAGGCGCTGAAGGACCTGCGCGCTGCCGGAGTCGAGATGTCGGGCAAGCCGGTGGACTTGGCCTGA
- a CDS encoding immune inhibitor A domain-containing protein has protein sequence MTTRRRTIRASAVLVALAATTATASAFSTAQAGDQGSHAKAAPTAIERHDPAPHKGHVEHDLDGPFSKQQEMERQAALEQVIAGDATVQQRGGSKVVKLDDKKYVELGREKTDKIFTILVEFGDKVDDTTVYDPDGPGGPQPPVKKYGGTPGPLHNAIAKPDRAVDNSTAWQADYNRQHFQDLYFGSGKDTAGKPKESLKTYYEKTSSGRYSVAGTVSDWVKVEHNEARYGSNYCGDSNCDNVWDTVRDGVTAWVADQRAKGRTDAQIKADIAQYDLWDRYDFDGDGNFNEADGYIDHFQIVHAGEDESAGGGAQGTDALWAHRWYAYGTDAGQTGPAHNRAGGTQIGDTGIWVGDYTMQPENGGLGVFAHEYGHDLGLPDHYDTSGRGENSTGFWTLMSSGSWLGNGKDSIGDLPGDMTAWDKLQLGWLNYTKGKAATKSTHTLGVAAYNTTRPQALIVELPKKPVTRTIVKPAQGTGQWWSNQGDNLKNTLSRQVDLTGKSSASLELSGWWEIEKGYDYLYTEVSTDGGANWTALDGTADGAPLTRDASNAPALTDVSGAHKKLVYPLDAYAGKKVDVRFRYQTDGGAGGKGFAADEITVKADGTALFTDNAEATDAAWTAKGFSRIGESFTQEYEQYYLAENRQYVSYDKTLKVGPYNFGFKAPKDSWVEHYPYQNGLLVWLWDTSQRDNNTSAHPGAGRVLPIDANATPLKWADGTLMRNRIQAFDSTFSTFRTDALTLHRADAPTTIKTKSGNPIFDDRKGVYWYPENPTAGVKVTDTNTKISIVKESRTGSTITVKVGPSTK, from the coding sequence GTGACCACCAGACGACGGACGATCAGAGCGTCCGCGGTGCTCGTCGCGCTTGCCGCGACCACCGCCACGGCCTCGGCGTTCAGCACCGCACAGGCGGGGGATCAGGGGTCCCACGCCAAGGCGGCGCCGACAGCCATCGAGCGCCACGACCCGGCTCCGCACAAGGGTCATGTCGAGCACGATCTCGACGGCCCGTTCAGCAAGCAACAGGAGATGGAGCGCCAGGCGGCGCTGGAGCAGGTCATAGCCGGGGACGCGACCGTGCAGCAGCGCGGTGGGTCCAAGGTCGTCAAGCTCGACGACAAGAAGTACGTCGAGCTGGGCCGGGAGAAGACCGACAAGATCTTCACCATCCTGGTCGAGTTCGGCGACAAGGTCGACGACACCACGGTGTACGACCCGGACGGCCCCGGCGGCCCTCAGCCCCCGGTCAAGAAGTACGGCGGCACCCCGGGTCCGCTGCACAACGCGATCGCCAAGCCCGATCGCGCGGTCGACAACTCCACGGCCTGGCAGGCCGACTACAACCGTCAGCACTTCCAGGACCTCTACTTCGGCTCCGGCAAGGACACCGCCGGCAAGCCCAAGGAGTCCCTGAAGACCTACTACGAGAAGACCTCATCGGGCCGCTACTCGGTCGCCGGCACGGTCTCCGACTGGGTCAAGGTCGAGCACAACGAGGCCCGCTACGGCTCCAACTACTGCGGCGACTCCAACTGCGACAACGTCTGGGACACCGTCCGCGACGGAGTCACCGCCTGGGTCGCCGACCAGCGCGCCAAGGGCCGCACGGACGCCCAGATCAAGGCCGACATCGCCCAGTACGACCTCTGGGACCGCTACGACTTCGACGGCGACGGCAACTTCAACGAGGCCGACGGCTACATCGATCACTTCCAGATCGTGCACGCCGGTGAGGACGAGTCCGCAGGCGGCGGCGCCCAGGGCACGGACGCCCTGTGGGCGCACCGCTGGTACGCGTACGGCACCGACGCCGGGCAGACCGGACCGGCCCACAACAGGGCCGGCGGCACCCAGATCGGTGACACCGGCATCTGGGTCGGCGACTACACGATGCAGCCCGAGAACGGCGGCCTCGGCGTCTTCGCCCACGAGTACGGCCACGACCTCGGTCTGCCCGACCACTACGACACCTCGGGCCGCGGCGAGAACTCGACCGGCTTCTGGACCCTGATGTCGTCCGGCTCCTGGCTCGGCAACGGCAAGGACTCCATCGGCGACCTCCCCGGCGACATGACCGCCTGGGACAAGCTCCAACTCGGCTGGCTCAACTACACCAAGGGCAAGGCGGCGACCAAGTCGACGCACACCCTCGGCGTGGCCGCCTACAACACCACCCGGCCGCAGGCGCTGATCGTCGAACTGCCGAAGAAGCCCGTCACGCGGACGATCGTCAAGCCCGCCCAGGGCACCGGCCAGTGGTGGAGCAACCAGGGCGACAACCTGAAGAACACGCTCTCCCGCCAGGTCGACCTGACCGGCAAGTCCAGCGCCTCCCTCGAACTCTCCGGCTGGTGGGAGATCGAGAAGGGGTACGACTACCTCTACACCGAGGTGTCGACGGACGGCGGAGCCAACTGGACCGCGCTCGACGGCACGGCCGACGGCGCGCCCCTGACCCGCGACGCCAGCAACGCACCCGCGCTGACCGACGTGTCGGGCGCCCACAAGAAGCTCGTCTACCCGCTCGACGCCTACGCGGGCAAGAAGGTCGACGTCCGCTTCCGCTACCAGACGGACGGCGGCGCCGGCGGCAAGGGCTTCGCGGCCGACGAGATCACGGTCAAGGCGGACGGCACCGCGCTGTTCACCGACAACGCCGAGGCGACCGACGCGGCCTGGACCGCGAAGGGCTTCTCCCGCATAGGCGAGTCCTTCACCCAGGAGTACGAGCAGTACTACCTGGCGGAGAACCGCCAGTACGTCTCGTACGACAAGACCCTCAAGGTCGGCCCGTACAACTTCGGGTTCAAGGCGCCGAAGGACTCCTGGGTCGAGCACTACCCGTACCAGAACGGTCTGCTGGTCTGGCTGTGGGACACCTCGCAGCGCGACAACAACACCAGCGCCCACCCGGGAGCGGGTCGCGTGCTGCCGATCGACGCCAACGCCACCCCGCTGAAGTGGGCGGACGGCACCCTGATGCGCAACCGCATCCAGGCGTTCGACTCCACCTTCAGCACCTTCCGTACCGATGCGCTCACGCTGCACCGCGCGGACGCCCCGACGACGATCAAGACGAAGTCGGGCAACCCGATCTTCGATGACCGCAAGGGCGTCTACTGGTACCCGGAGAACCCGACCGCCGGTGTGAAGGTAACTGACACCAACACCAAGATCTCGATCGTCAAGGAGTCGCGGACCGGCTCGACGATCACGGTGAAGGTCGGCCCCTCCACCAAGTAG